From one Erinaceus europaeus chromosome 4, mEriEur2.1, whole genome shotgun sequence genomic stretch:
- the TSPO2 gene encoding translocator protein 2 yields MWPQGVIFVVFPQLGPILIWLFAGHQTSGWCKDPKKLPWCPLHKVLLLVWTAIYSVMGYASYLVWKDLGGGFRRPLALPLGLYAVQLTISWTILVLLFAAHTYGLALLHLLLLYGLVVSMALIWQPINKLAALLLLPYLAWLIVTASITYHLWRDSLCPDHQPQPTGH; encoded by the exons ATGTGGCCTCAAGGGGTCATCTTTGTGGTCTTTCCCCAGCTGGGGCCCATCCTGATCTGGCTGTTCGCTGGTCATCAGACATCAGGCTGGTGTAAGGACCCAAAGAAGCTGCCCTGGTGCCCTCTCCACAAGGTCTTGCTACTTGTGTGGACAGCCATCTACTCTGTCATGGG CTATGCCTCCTACCtggtgtggaaggacctgggagGGGGCTTCAGGCGACCCCTAGCATTGCCCCTTGGCCTCTATGCAGTGCAGCTCACCATCAGCTGGACTATACTGGTCCTCCTCTTTGCAGCCCACACTTATGGCTTG GCCCTGCTGCACCTGCTGCTGCTCTACGGGCTGGTGGTGAGCATGGCACTGATCTGGCAGCCCATCAACAAGCTGGCTGCCCTGCTCCTGCTGCCCTACCTGGCCTGGCTCATAGTGACCGCTTCTATCACCTACCACCTGTGGAGGGACAGCCTCTGCCCAGACCACCAGCCTCAGCCCACGGGGCACTAG